A window of Actinomadura rubteroloni contains these coding sequences:
- a CDS encoding NADH-quinone oxidoreductase subunit D-related protein produces the protein MSDDPGGFMSASAVPPRASVADVEAADLAERAAALLDDGHRLALVAAAPQRVVYLFTRPAADGEPERRAELHVRPGVVPPSLAALSLPAGRFERRAGRDGRAELFHGRLPADALPLAERVGADAAVGHALAFCLAVEDAAGVGVSPGVQRSRAVLLELERLGNHVADLGALCDEAGRPVLGARFARVRETLLRLNVRVTGHRLLRGGVLLGGAVLRAVPDPRLLAAIEADVEEIADLALADTAVAGRFTGTAPLGRAAARDLGALGCVARASGLDVDARRDHPFTDLRPTLAVATALHGDVLARFRIRVREIAASVALVDDLTYGMNPGLTSYWPPLAPGHGPASGIGIVEGWRGTIVHRVELAADGALVRDTIVDPSFFNRPALPVALAGALAADVLLVTRSFNLS, from the coding sequence ATGTCGGACGACCCCGGGGGCTTCATGAGCGCGTCCGCCGTCCCGCCCCGGGCCTCCGTCGCCGACGTCGAGGCCGCCGACCTGGCCGAGCGCGCCGCCGCGCTCCTGGACGACGGTCACCGGCTCGCGCTCGTCGCCGCCGCCCCGCAGCGCGTCGTCTACCTGTTCACCCGGCCTGCCGCCGACGGTGAACCGGAGCGCCGCGCCGAGCTGCACGTCCGGCCAGGAGTCGTGCCGCCGAGCCTGGCCGCGCTCAGCCTTCCGGCCGGGCGTTTCGAGCGCAGGGCCGGGCGCGACGGGCGCGCGGAACTGTTCCACGGACGGCTCCCGGCCGACGCGCTCCCGCTCGCGGAACGCGTCGGCGCGGACGCCGCCGTCGGGCACGCGCTCGCGTTCTGCCTCGCGGTCGAGGACGCCGCCGGGGTCGGGGTGTCGCCCGGCGTGCAGCGGTCGCGGGCCGTGCTGCTCGAACTCGAACGCCTCGGCAACCACGTCGCCGACCTCGGCGCGCTGTGCGACGAGGCCGGGCGGCCGGTGCTCGGCGCGCGGTTCGCCCGCGTCCGCGAGACCCTGCTGCGCCTCAACGTCCGCGTCACCGGGCACCGGCTGCTGCGCGGCGGCGTGCTGCTCGGCGGCGCCGTCCTGCGCGCCGTGCCCGACCCGCGCCTGCTCGCCGCGATCGAGGCCGACGTCGAGGAGATCGCGGACCTCGCCCTCGCGGACACCGCCGTCGCCGGCCGGTTCACCGGGACCGCGCCGCTCGGCCGCGCCGCCGCGCGCGACCTCGGCGCCCTCGGCTGCGTCGCGCGCGCCAGCGGACTCGACGTGGACGCCCGCCGCGACCACCCCTTCACGGACCTGCGCCCGACCCTGGCCGTCGCCACCGCGCTCCACGGCGACGTGCTGGCGCGCTTCCGGATCCGCGTCCGGGAGATCGCCGCGTCCGTGGCGCTCGTCGACGACCTGACCTACGGGATGAACCCGGGCCTCACGTCGTACTGGCCGCCGCTGGCGCCCGGCCACGGGCCCGCGTCGGGGATCGGGATCGTGGAGGGGTGGCGCGGCACGATCGTCCACCGCGTCGAGCTGGCGGCCGACGGCGCGCTCGTCCGCGACACGATCGTCGACCCGTCGTTCTTCAACCGGCCGGCGCTGCCGGTCGCGCTGGCCGGCGCGCTCGCCGCCGACGTCCTGCTGGTCACCAGGAGCTTCAACCTCTCGTGA
- a CDS encoding MFS transporter, translating to MTTAPPRPAAAPPHPAQRRILAVLVAAQILSGAGLAAGVTVGALLAQDMLGGTGLAGLPSALFTAGAAATAIAVGRLSERAGRRAGLAAGYAVGALGALGVVAAAAWDQPVPLFAALFVYGAGSATNLQARYAGADLADPARRGRAVSTVLVATTVGAVIGPNLVLPLGHLADALGIPRLAGPFLLAAVAYAAAGAVLGTLLRPDPLTTARALAADRVAAPDHVADDTEPPGARGLLLLGTLIMVLTQLVMVAVMTMTPVHMEHHGHSAGAAGVVIAVHVGAMYLPSPLSGMLVDRFGPLRVAALAGVTMLAAGLLAGLSPARSVPLLALALALLGLGWSFGLVAGTALVTDTVRFAARARTQGMVDVAIAVAGVGGGLASGVVMMSTSYTVLAVGGGLISLALLPAIAATARHRENGVPAR from the coding sequence GTGACCACCGCCCCGCCCCGTCCCGCCGCCGCGCCGCCGCACCCGGCGCAGCGGCGGATCCTGGCCGTCCTGGTCGCCGCGCAGATCCTGAGCGGCGCGGGCCTGGCCGCCGGGGTCACCGTCGGCGCGCTGCTGGCCCAGGACATGCTGGGCGGCACCGGCCTCGCCGGGCTCCCCAGCGCCCTGTTCACCGCGGGCGCGGCGGCGACCGCGATCGCGGTGGGCCGCCTGTCCGAACGCGCGGGCCGCCGCGCCGGTCTCGCCGCCGGATACGCCGTCGGGGCCCTGGGCGCCCTCGGCGTCGTCGCGGCGGCGGCCTGGGACCAGCCGGTCCCGCTGTTCGCCGCGCTGTTCGTCTACGGAGCGGGCAGCGCGACCAACCTCCAGGCGCGCTACGCGGGCGCCGACCTGGCGGACCCCGCCCGGCGAGGACGCGCGGTCAGCACCGTCCTGGTCGCGACGACCGTCGGTGCGGTCATCGGCCCCAACCTCGTCCTGCCCCTCGGCCACCTCGCCGACGCGCTCGGCATCCCGCGCCTGGCGGGCCCGTTCCTTCTGGCGGCGGTCGCCTACGCGGCGGCGGGCGCCGTCCTCGGGACGCTCCTGCGCCCCGACCCGCTCACCACCGCGCGAGCGCTGGCCGCCGACCGCGTCGCCGCCCCGGACCACGTCGCCGACGACACCGAACCGCCCGGCGCCCGCGGGCTGCTCCTGCTGGGCACGCTGATCATGGTCCTGACGCAGCTCGTCATGGTCGCGGTGATGACGATGACGCCCGTCCACATGGAGCACCACGGGCACTCCGCCGGCGCGGCGGGCGTGGTCATCGCCGTGCACGTCGGCGCGATGTACCTGCCGTCCCCGCTGTCGGGGATGCTCGTCGACCGCTTCGGCCCGCTGCGCGTCGCGGCCCTGGCGGGCGTCACGATGCTGGCCGCCGGACTCCTGGCGGGCCTGTCCCCGGCACGCTCCGTCCCGCTCCTCGCGCTGGCGCTCGCGCTGCTGGGCCTCGGCTGGAGCTTCGGCCTGGTCGCCGGGACGGCCCTCGTCACCGACACCGTCCGCTTCGCCGCCCGCGCCCGCACCCAGGGCATGGTCGACGTCGCCATCGCGGTGGCGGGCGTCGGCGGCGGCCTGGCCTCCGGCGTGGTCATGATGTCGACGAGCTACACCGTCCTGGCCGTCGGCGGCGGCCTCATCTCCCTCGCCCTGCTCCCCGCCATCGCCGCCACGGCCCGCCACCGGGAGAACGGCGTCCCGGCCCGCTGA
- a CDS encoding alcohol dehydrogenase catalytic domain-containing protein encodes MRALYGGGGGAPHFRDVPEPELGSGGAALVRPLAVALCDLDVAYIAGLLPTDEPYAVGHEFTAEVVAVGADVAALRPGDVVAVPFQISCGHCDRCRGGRSLYCRSVPPLSTFGLAPFGGGDWGGAVADLVRVPYADAMCVPVPDGVDPLGVAAVSDNAVDGYRCVAPYARAGDDVLVLGSASVGLYAVAVARALAVNCTYVDDDPERLAAAERLGATVVEATPDGTGFGDFPTVAACVSTPDGLLSALRSTEPGGTCVSAGIHYFPVEPPLYDLYRRGITFVTARANARDDMPAVLRLIAQGRLAVADITARTATFADAPDVLSGALPHKTVLTPR; translated from the coding sequence ATGCGTGCTCTCTACGGCGGCGGAGGCGGTGCGCCGCATTTCCGCGACGTCCCCGAGCCCGAACTCGGCTCCGGCGGCGCGGCGCTCGTGCGCCCGCTGGCGGTGGCGCTCTGCGACCTGGACGTCGCCTATATCGCGGGCCTCCTGCCGACGGACGAGCCGTACGCCGTCGGCCACGAGTTCACGGCCGAGGTCGTGGCCGTCGGCGCGGACGTCGCCGCGCTGCGGCCGGGCGACGTCGTGGCGGTGCCGTTCCAGATCTCCTGCGGCCACTGCGACCGCTGCCGGGGCGGACGCAGCCTGTACTGCCGGTCGGTCCCGCCGCTGTCCACCTTCGGCCTCGCCCCGTTCGGCGGCGGGGACTGGGGCGGGGCGGTCGCCGACCTCGTCCGCGTGCCCTACGCCGACGCCATGTGCGTGCCGGTGCCGGACGGCGTCGACCCGCTCGGCGTCGCGGCCGTGTCCGACAACGCCGTGGACGGCTACCGCTGCGTGGCCCCGTACGCGCGGGCGGGGGACGACGTGCTCGTGCTGGGTTCGGCGAGCGTCGGCCTCTACGCGGTCGCCGTCGCCCGCGCCCTCGCCGTGAACTGCACGTACGTGGACGACGACCCCGAACGGCTCGCCGCCGCCGAACGCCTCGGCGCGACGGTCGTCGAAGCGACCCCCGACGGCACCGGCTTCGGCGACTTCCCGACGGTCGCCGCCTGCGTCTCGACGCCGGACGGCCTGCTCTCGGCGCTCCGCTCCACCGAGCCCGGCGGGACGTGCGTCTCGGCGGGCATCCACTACTTCCCCGTCGAACCGCCGCTGTACGACCTCTACCGGCGCGGCATCACCTTCGTGACGGCCCGCGCCAACGCGCGCGACGACATGCCCGCCGTGCTCCGCCTCATCGCCCAGGGACGTCTCGCCGTCGCCGACATCACGGCGCGGACGGCGACGTTCGCGGACGCGCCGGACGTCCTCTCCGGCGCGCTCCCGCACAAGACCGTCCTGACGCCGCGCTGA
- a CDS encoding ArsR/SmtB family transcription factor, protein MSAVMYALQEEFARVAKALAAPSRLVLLDLLAQREHGVEELAAAAGMRVSNTSAQLKVLAASGLVTSRRSGTSVRYRVADHRVSLLAEQLKRVAVEVSPAAARAARAVLGPDARPVGRAELRDRLADGTAVVVDVRPAAEYAAGHIAGALSIPADELAERLAEVPDGAEVVAYCRGRYCVLSADAVAVLHAHGRPARMLDGGIAEWTADGLPTASAA, encoded by the coding sequence GTGTCCGCTGTCATGTACGCGTTGCAGGAGGAGTTCGCGCGCGTCGCCAAGGCGCTGGCCGCCCCGTCGCGGCTGGTCCTGCTGGACCTGCTCGCGCAGCGCGAGCACGGCGTCGAGGAACTGGCGGCGGCGGCCGGGATGCGGGTGTCGAACACCTCGGCCCAGTTGAAGGTGCTGGCCGCGTCGGGCCTGGTGACGTCGCGCAGGTCGGGGACGAGCGTGCGCTACCGCGTCGCCGACCACCGCGTCTCCCTGCTGGCCGAACAGCTCAAGCGGGTCGCGGTCGAGGTCTCGCCCGCCGCGGCGCGGGCCGCCCGCGCCGTGCTCGGCCCGGACGCGCGTCCGGTGGGCCGCGCCGAACTCCGGGACCGGCTGGCCGACGGGACGGCCGTCGTGGTCGACGTGCGGCCCGCCGCCGAGTACGCCGCCGGCCACATCGCGGGCGCGCTGAGCATCCCGGCGGACGAACTGGCGGAGCGCCTGGCCGAGGTCCCGGACGGCGCGGAGGTCGTCGCGTACTGCCGGGGCCGCTACTGCGTCCTGTCCGCCGACGCGGTGGCCGTCCTGCACGCCCACGGCCGTCCCGCCCGCATGCTGGACGGCGGGATCGCCGAATGGACGGCCGACGGCCTGCCGACCGCGAGCGCCGCATGA
- a CDS encoding ArsR/SmtB family transcription factor — protein sequence MSAPLYQLKAEFFKTLGHPARIRVLELLSERDHAVAEMLPEVGIEPAHLSQQLAVLRRAGLVVSRKDGSSVIYSLTSPRVAELLAVARAILTGVLAEQAQLLDDLRASPGTP from the coding sequence GTGAGCGCGCCGCTGTACCAGTTGAAGGCCGAGTTCTTCAAAACGCTGGGCCACCCGGCGCGGATCAGGGTGCTCGAACTGCTCAGCGAGCGCGACCACGCCGTCGCCGAGATGCTGCCCGAGGTGGGGATCGAACCGGCGCACCTGTCCCAGCAGCTCGCCGTGCTGCGCCGGGCCGGGCTGGTGGTGTCGCGCAAGGACGGCTCGTCGGTGATCTACTCGCTCACCAGTCCGCGCGTCGCCGAACTGCTCGCGGTGGCGCGGGCGATCCTCACCGGAGTGCTGGCGGAGCAGGCGCAGTTGCTGGACGATCTCCGCGCGTCCCCGGGCACGCCCTAG
- a CDS encoding potassium-transporting ATPase subunit C, whose product MSTLPSRLRRHVAGLRALLVLTVVCGVAYPAAVLAVAQLPGLRHKAGGSYVTVSGREVGSSLIGQSFTDREGRPLRQYFQSRISNAGDGYDPTATGASNLGPEDVVDGRAESLLTRVCAASLAVGRLESVDGSRPFCTPDGRGAVLAVFGTRDRTGDVAHPVRVVSVNQACPAKPFLAVYRGLRVECGRPGADYSAGRIVPIRGTAPAHPVVPPDAVTGSGSGLDPHISVAWARLQAARVARARGLPVARVLHLIDVRTTGRALGFLGEPSVNVLELNIALDRG is encoded by the coding sequence ATGAGCACGCTTCCTAGCCGGCTCCGCCGGCACGTCGCCGGGCTGCGGGCGCTGCTGGTCCTGACGGTCGTGTGCGGGGTCGCCTATCCGGCCGCGGTCCTCGCGGTCGCGCAGCTTCCAGGGCTCCGGCACAAGGCCGGCGGGTCGTACGTCACGGTCTCCGGACGCGAGGTCGGCAGTTCGCTGATCGGTCAGTCGTTCACCGACCGGGAGGGGCGTCCGCTGCGGCAGTACTTCCAGTCGCGGATCTCCAACGCGGGGGACGGCTACGACCCGACCGCCACGGGCGCGTCCAACCTCGGCCCGGAGGACGTCGTGGACGGCCGGGCCGAGAGCCTGCTCACGCGGGTCTGCGCGGCGAGCCTCGCCGTCGGACGGTTGGAAAGCGTGGACGGGTCCCGGCCGTTCTGCACCCCGGACGGGCGGGGCGCCGTCCTCGCGGTGTTCGGGACGCGCGACCGGACGGGCGACGTCGCCCACCCGGTCCGCGTCGTCAGCGTCAACCAGGCGTGCCCGGCGAAACCGTTCCTCGCGGTGTACCGGGGCCTCCGGGTCGAGTGCGGCAGGCCCGGCGCGGACTACTCCGCCGGGCGGATCGTCCCGATACGCGGTACTGCGCCCGCCCACCCGGTCGTCCCGCCCGACGCGGTCACCGGCTCCGGCTCCGGACTCGACCCGCACATCTCGGTGGCGTGGGCGCGGCTCCAGGCGGCCCGGGTCGCGCGGGCGCGCGGCCTGCCCGTGGCGCGCGTGCTCCACCTGATCGACGTCCGCACCACCGGGCGGGCGCTCGGATTCCTGGGCGAGCCGTCGGTCAACGTGCTCGAACTCAACATCGCGCTGGACCGGGGCTGA
- a CDS encoding universal stress protein: MATPIIAGVDGSANARQALDWAADEARRHRRPLRLVHASRALLRDGTLTDLDYARLEEDRTALLEDKRQYALKQAPDVDVTTELAANEPDEALVDASARAGLLAVGARGAGGFAELLFGSVALHVAGHAHCPVLAVPAGAAPPADAPPEVLVGVDTAHRQDAALGWAFAEASLRGARLTALHAVSVEQGSPRLRDIADRDLAEALTGWSDRYPDVVVRPVVADSGAARALVLASGESALAVVGTRGRVGRVGHAVLHHARCPVVLVPATGG, from the coding sequence GTGGCCACTCCCATCATCGCGGGCGTCGACGGCTCGGCGAACGCCCGGCAGGCATTGGACTGGGCGGCGGACGAGGCGCGGCGGCACAGGCGCCCGCTGCGGCTCGTCCACGCGTCCAGGGCGCTGCTGCGCGACGGCACGCTGACCGACCTGGACTACGCGCGCCTGGAAGAGGACCGAACGGCCTTGCTGGAAGACAAGCGGCAATATGCGCTCAAGCAGGCGCCGGACGTGGACGTCACGACCGAGCTGGCCGCCAACGAGCCCGACGAAGCCCTGGTCGACGCGAGCGCCCGCGCGGGGCTGCTCGCGGTCGGGGCGCGGGGCGCGGGCGGGTTCGCTGAACTGCTGTTCGGGTCGGTGGCGCTGCACGTCGCCGGGCACGCGCACTGTCCCGTCCTCGCGGTGCCCGCCGGGGCCGCGCCTCCGGCGGACGCGCCGCCGGAGGTCCTGGTCGGCGTCGACACCGCGCACCGGCAGGACGCCGCGCTCGGCTGGGCGTTCGCCGAGGCGTCGCTGCGCGGGGCGCGGCTCACCGCGCTGCACGCCGTCAGCGTGGAGCAGGGGTCGCCGCGCCTGCGCGACATCGCCGACCGGGACCTCGCCGAGGCGCTGACGGGCTGGTCGGACCGCTATCCGGACGTGGTCGTCCGGCCCGTCGTGGCGGACTCCGGCGCGGCCCGCGCGCTGGTCCTCGCGTCGGGGGAGTCCGCGCTGGCCGTCGTCGGGACGCGGGGCCGCGTCGGACGCGTCGGCCACGCGGTGCTGCACCACGCGCGCTGCCCGGTCGTGCTCGTCCCGGCCACCGGCGGCTGA
- the kdpB gene encoding potassium-transporting ATPase subunit KdpB: MATTPRLLLGALPLALRKLDPRVMWRNPVMLIVEIGALWTTVLAAGDVSAFAVLIAAWLWLTVVFANLAEAVAEGRGKAQADALRGAKKDATARRLTDWRPGADAAEEVVPAAELRRGDVVVVEAGEIVPGDGDVVEGIASVDESAITGESAPVIRESGGDRSAVTGGTKVLSDRIVVKITQRPGASFLDTMIALVEGASRQKTPNEIALNILLAAMTIIFLVAVATLQPVAIFARAGNPGVADTAALDAHGVTAIVLVSLVVCLIPTTIGALLSAIGIAGMDRLVRRNVLAMSGRAVEAAGDVDTLLLDKTGTITLGDRQAAEFVPVGATTIGELADAAQLSSLADETPEGRSIVVYAERAHGVRERRPGELAHAVWVPFTAQTRMSGVDLDGRRLRKGAASAVADWIREHGGTVAPELGGVVDGIAASGGTPLVVGEIAGGRARVLGVVHLKDVVKPGMRERFGHMRALGIRTIMVTGDNPLTAKAIADEAGVDDFLAEATPEDKLAFIRKEQEGGRLVAMTGDGTNDAPALAQADVGVAMNTGTSAAKEAGNMVDLDSDPTKLIEIVEIGKQLLITRGALTTFSIANDIAKYFAIIPALFVGLFPGLDRLNVMRLASPQSAILSAVVFNALVIVALIPLALRGVRYRPASAARLLRRNLGVYGLGGVVAPFAGIKIVDLLVQFLPGVS; the protein is encoded by the coding sequence ATGGCCACGACCCCGCGCCTGCTGCTCGGCGCGCTCCCGCTGGCGCTCCGCAAGCTGGACCCGCGCGTGATGTGGCGCAACCCCGTCATGCTGATCGTGGAGATCGGCGCGCTGTGGACGACGGTCCTCGCCGCCGGTGACGTCTCGGCGTTCGCCGTGCTGATCGCGGCCTGGCTCTGGCTGACGGTCGTGTTCGCCAACCTCGCCGAGGCCGTCGCCGAAGGACGCGGCAAGGCGCAGGCCGACGCGCTCCGCGGCGCCAAGAAGGACGCCACCGCCCGGCGGCTCACGGACTGGCGGCCCGGCGCGGACGCCGCCGAGGAGGTCGTCCCGGCCGCCGAGCTGCGGCGGGGCGACGTCGTCGTGGTCGAGGCCGGGGAGATCGTGCCGGGCGACGGCGACGTGGTCGAGGGCATCGCGAGCGTGGACGAGTCGGCGATCACCGGCGAGTCCGCGCCCGTCATCCGCGAGTCCGGCGGCGACCGCTCGGCGGTGACCGGCGGGACGAAGGTCCTCTCCGACCGCATCGTCGTGAAGATCACCCAGCGGCCCGGCGCGTCGTTCCTCGACACGATGATCGCGCTGGTCGAGGGCGCGTCCCGGCAGAAGACCCCGAACGAGATCGCGCTGAACATCCTGCTCGCCGCGATGACGATCATCTTCCTGGTCGCCGTCGCGACGCTGCAGCCGGTCGCGATCTTCGCGCGGGCCGGGAACCCGGGGGTCGCCGACACCGCCGCGCTGGATGCGCACGGGGTGACCGCCATCGTGCTGGTGTCCCTGGTCGTCTGCCTGATCCCGACGACGATCGGCGCGCTGCTGTCGGCGATCGGCATCGCGGGGATGGACCGGCTCGTCCGGCGCAACGTCCTCGCGATGTCGGGACGCGCCGTCGAGGCCGCCGGCGACGTCGACACGCTGCTGCTGGACAAGACCGGCACGATCACGCTCGGGGACCGGCAGGCGGCCGAGTTCGTCCCGGTCGGCGCGACGACGATCGGGGAACTGGCGGACGCGGCGCAGTTGTCGTCGCTGGCCGACGAGACGCCCGAGGGACGGTCCATCGTCGTCTACGCCGAGCGGGCGCACGGCGTGCGGGAACGCCGTCCCGGCGAACTGGCGCACGCCGTGTGGGTCCCGTTCACCGCGCAGACCCGCATGTCGGGCGTGGACCTCGACGGGCGGCGCCTCCGCAAGGGCGCGGCGTCGGCCGTCGCCGACTGGATCCGGGAGCACGGCGGGACCGTCGCGCCCGAACTCGGCGGCGTGGTCGACGGCATCGCCGCGAGCGGCGGCACCCCGCTGGTCGTCGGCGAGATCGCCGGCGGGCGGGCGCGCGTGCTCGGCGTCGTTCACCTCAAGGACGTCGTCAAGCCCGGCATGCGGGAGCGGTTCGGCCACATGCGCGCCCTCGGCATCCGGACGATCATGGTGACCGGCGACAACCCGCTGACCGCGAAGGCCATCGCCGACGAGGCGGGCGTGGACGACTTCCTCGCCGAGGCCACGCCCGAGGACAAGCTCGCGTTCATCCGGAAGGAGCAGGAGGGCGGACGGCTCGTCGCGATGACCGGCGACGGCACCAACGACGCCCCCGCGCTCGCCCAGGCCGACGTCGGCGTCGCGATGAACACGGGCACGTCCGCCGCGAAGGAGGCCGGGAACATGGTCGACCTGGACTCCGACCCGACCAAGCTCATCGAGATCGTGGAGATCGGCAAGCAGCTCCTCATCACGCGCGGCGCGCTGACGACGTTCTCGATCGCCAACGACATCGCCAAGTACTTCGCGATCATCCCGGCGCTGTTCGTGGGGCTGTTCCCCGGCCTGGACCGGCTCAACGTCATGCGGCTGGCCTCGCCGCAGAGCGCGATCCTGTCGGCGGTCGTCTTCAACGCGCTGGTCATCGTCGCGCTGATCCCGCTGGCGCTGCGCGGCGTGCGGTACCGGCCGGCGAGCGCGGCGCGGCTGCTGCGCCGCAACCTCGGCGTGTACGGGCTCGGCGGCGTGGTCGCGCCGTTCGCCGGGATCAAGATCGTCGACCTTCTCGTCCAGTTCCTTCCGGGGGTCTCATGA